GATGGACTGAATCTACTTTTTAGCGATATTTTTGTACTTTAGCCCCAGAATTATTCCCTTTGAAATGAATATTCCCAAAAGATTGTTAGATAAAATTTCCGAACGAAAAGAAAAAAATGCGTGGCGAGTGTTAACGGAATACACAGGCGAATATGTAGATTTTTTTTCTAATGATTATCTAGGTTTTTCTAAAGAAGTTGTGTTAGAAGATGATAAAGTTGCTTCGTATCCAAAGGCATTGGGAGGCTCTACGGGGTCTAGACTATTGTCTGGTAATCTGTCTATTTTCAGAGAAGCGGAAGAGGTTATCAAAGACTTTCATCAGTCGGAAGCAGCTCTTATTTTCAATTCGGGATATAATGCTAATTTAGGCGTGCTTAGTGCTTTACCTCAAAGGAATGATTGGGTATTGTATGATGAACTTTCTCACGCTTCCATACGAGATGGCATTCGGTTGTCTTACGCACAATCTAAAAAGTTTAAACATAACGATTTAGAAGATTTAGAAAATTTACTTAAAACCAAAAAAGAAACATCAGTTACAGGAGAGATTTACATCGTTACAGAATCTGTTTTCTCTATGGACGGCGATGCTCCTGATATTGAAGCCCTGCTCAATCTTGCTCAACGCTATGGAGCTTATGTTATCATAGACGAGGCTCACGCTTTGGGTGTTTTTGGGGAGTATGGGAGCGGGCTAAGCCAAGTATGGTGTCAGCATTCGGCTTTGCTTTGTAGGGTGGTTACTTTTGGTAAAGGTCTAGGGTGTCACGGTGCGGCGGTGCTTTGTTCGGAATTGTTGAGAGAATATCTTATCAACTTTGCGAGGAGTTTTATTTATACTACGGCTTTGGATAGGTATTCGGTGTACTCTATTTTAAAGGGATATAAAGCACTTAAAACTCAAACCCACCAAAGAGAAAAATTACTCGCGAATATTACTTTTTTTAAAAGAGAAGTAGAACGCCTAGGGCTTAGTGATTACTTTATTCCTAGTGTTGCACCTATACAAGGTATGCTGGTACAGGGCAATAGTCAAGCTAAACTATTGTCTAAAACTTTGGAAGAAAACGGCTACATTGCCAAAGCGATACTCTCGCCTACCGTTCCCGAAGGTAAGGAACGATTGAGATTTTGCATACACGCTTACAACACACCTTCGGAGATAACGGGAGCTTTAGAAATTGCCCACGATTTTATCATTTCTAATGTAAAGAAATAAACTTATGAAACTATTTGTTACAGGCATAGGTACA
The genomic region above belongs to Riemerella anatipestifer and contains:
- a CDS encoding aminotransferase class I/II-fold pyridoxal phosphate-dependent enzyme, which codes for MNIPKRLLDKISERKEKNAWRVLTEYTGEYVDFFSNDYLGFSKEVVLEDDKVASYPKALGGSTGSRLLSGNLSIFREAEEVIKDFHQSEAALIFNSGYNANLGVLSALPQRNDWVLYDELSHASIRDGIRLSYAQSKKFKHNDLEDLENLLKTKKETSVTGEIYIVTESVFSMDGDAPDIEALLNLAQRYGAYVIIDEAHALGVFGEYGSGLSQVWCQHSALLCRVVTFGKGLGCHGAAVLCSELLREYLINFARSFIYTTALDRYSVYSILKGYKALKTQTHQREKLLANITFFKREVERLGLSDYFIPSVAPIQGMLVQGNSQAKLLSKTLEENGYIAKAILSPTVPEGKERLRFCIHAYNTPSEITGALEIAHDFIISNVKK